The sequence CGCCGCTTCCGCGCCTCCCGATCCTCCAAGCAGGTGTCCGAAGAGCGATTTGTTGGCGGTGAGCGGGATGCGAGCAGCGCGCTCCTTGCCGAACACCGCCATGATGGCCCGCGCTTCGGTAAGGTCGTTCAGGGAGGTGCCCGTCCCGTGGGCGTTGATGTGTCCGATCGCCTCCGGAGCGGTGCCGGAGCGCTGCAGGGCCTCGGCCATGGCTGCGGCCGCCCCGCGTCCTTCGGGATGCGGCGCGGTCATGTGCGCGGCGTCGCAGCTCGCCCCGTAATCGAGCAGCTCGGCCAGCGGCTGCGCGCCGCGTGCCTCGGCCTCCTCCCAGCTCTCCAGCACCAGGATCCCGGCTCCTTCCCCAAGCGACAGCCCCGCGCGCGCGGCATCGAAAGGCCGCGCCGGCCGTGCGTCGATCAGCCTGAGGGCATTGAAGCCGGCGTAGGTCATGCGGCAAAGCGCGTCGCCACCGCCGGCGATCATGCCGGGCGCCTCCCCGGAGCGAATGAGATCGGCGGCCAGCCCGATCGACAGTCCCGACGAGGCGCAGGCGGTCATGTTGGACAGCCGCGGGCCTGAGGCCTGCAGGCGGCGCGCCACCGCGTCGGCCGGGGTGGAGCTGGGAAGCCGCAGGAGGCGTGAGGGGCGCGCGGCCTGTGGAGAGCGCTCGATGGCCTCGCGGCAATAGATCTCCGACTCCAGCATGCCGGCGGTCGAGGTTCCAAGGCAGACGCCGAAGCGCTCCAGCTCCGGACGGCCTTCCAGTTCCGCCTGGCGGACCGCTTCGAGCGCTGCCGCGACACACAACGAGTCGGTGCGCGATGCCCGGCGCCGCTCGGAGCGCGGCCATCCGTCCACCTGCGGAAGGTGCCGGACCTGCCCGGCCACATCGCTCAGGCATCCGGCCGGATCGAAAAGGTCGAGCTTGTCGATGCCGCTCTTCCCTTCGAGCGCGTTTCCCCAGACTTCGCGGGCGTCGCGCCCCAAAGAGCAGATGAGACCCAGTCCCGTCACGGCCACCCGCCGGGACGGCGGCTGCGGGTGCCTCATGCCGGAGGGCCTTCGAGGACCTTGTACAGGGTGACGGGAGGCGTCAGGCGGAACCGGCGATGGATGCGCAGCACCGAATAGAAATAGGCGAGACGCAGGCGAACCGCCAGCGAAGGCTCCGAGTTCCCCGCCAGGAGGCTGATCACCGACTCGCGGACGCGGAAGCGTGCCGAAGGACGCAGGAAGATATCCATGAAGCCCGGCTCGTAGAAGCGCGACACGATCCGGGTGTAGGTGCGCACGTGATGGCGCACCTTGCGGGCGAAATCGGCGAACACGCGCGGGGAGAGGTCGGCGGCTTGCGGAGAGGTTCCCAGCGCCGCGTGCAGCGCGTCGGCCGCCATCTCGCCGGAGGACATGGCGAGCCATACTCCCGTCGAGAAGATCGGATCGATGAAGGCGGCGGCGTCCCCCAGCAGCAGGTAGCCATCCCCGGCGATCTCGCGGCACTCGTAGCTGTAGTCGCTGGCCGAGTAGACCTCGCTGACCCGCCGGGCGTTCTTGACCCGCTCGTGCGCCGCGGGGGCGCGGCGCAGCGCCTCCTCCAGCAGCTTCTCGGGAGGCAGGGCGAGCTGGCGAAGCGTCGAGCCTTCCATCACCAATCCGACGCTCGTCCTCCCCTCGGGCAGCGGAATCATCCAGATCCAGCCGTCGC comes from Candidatus Polarisedimenticolia bacterium and encodes:
- a CDS encoding beta-ketoacyl-[acyl-carrier-protein] synthase family protein codes for the protein MRHPQPPSRRVAVTGLGLICSLGRDAREVWGNALEGKSGIDKLDLFDPAGCLSDVAGQVRHLPQVDGWPRSERRRASRTDSLCVAAALEAVRQAELEGRPELERFGVCLGTSTAGMLESEIYCREAIERSPQAARPSRLLRLPSSTPADAVARRLQASGPRLSNMTACASSGLSIGLAADLIRSGEAPGMIAGGGDALCRMTYAGFNALRLIDARPARPFDAARAGLSLGEGAGILVLESWEEAEARGAQPLAELLDYGASCDAAHMTAPHPEGRGAAAAMAEALQRSGTAPEAIGHINAHGTGTSLNDLTEARAIMAVFGKERAARIPLTANKSLFGHLLGGSGGAEAAILVLSLRHQRFPPTLGWQTPDPEMHLDVVAGGPRPAAFDMGLSNSFGFGGANCSLLFRRVP
- a CDS encoding FAD-dependent oxidoreductase, translating into MHDVAIIGGGPAGSTAAALLAAAGRDVVLFEKERFPRFHIGESLLPYNLDLFRRLGVLEALEGRFVEKWGARLYCTDGSTNRYVEFKEGFVPGHPYAFQVLRSEFDTMLLNNARAKGAQVHEATRVVEAAPSARDGCRLTIRRADGTLSEETARFLLDASGRDAFMAGKRSLRDMTPHLRKAAVFAHYEGIPRGEGRYAGDIVMVVLRDGWIWMIPLPEGRTSVGLVMEGSTLRQLALPPEKLLEEALRRAPAAHERVKNARRVSEVYSASDYSYECREIAGDGYLLLGDAAAFIDPIFSTGVWLAMSSGEMAADALHAALGTSPQAADLSPRVFADFARKVRHHVRTYTRIVSRFYEPGFMDIFLRPSARFRVRESVISLLAGNSEPSLAVRLRLAYFYSVLRIHRRFRLTPPVTLYKVLEGPPA